One stretch of Miscanthus floridulus cultivar M001 chromosome 18, ASM1932011v1, whole genome shotgun sequence DNA includes these proteins:
- the LOC136521598 gene encoding aspartyl protease APCB1-like: protein MAATPVTSPSPGPPPEEDEGRKQQHQRVPNGYVMIVVPNAGHELPASSLPHDADAPEDEEERPRPPGATSSLWLAAVLALAAVAVAGYVCLYAGRLLETREDDGGDDDPVGGRRSFLLPLYPKPRRGGATKRASGDDWPQNSTGNLFPEGLYYTTISLGNPPRPYFLDVDTGSHATWIQCDAPCTSCAKGAHPVYRPARTNLVPASDPLCDRVQHDNPNQCDYDISYADGSSSMGVHVRDNMQFISEGGERENADIVFGCGYDQQGILLNRLENTDGILGLSNQALSLPTQLASRGTISNAFGHCVTRDPSGGGYLFLGDDYIPRWGMTWVPIRDGPADDIRRAQVQQVNHGDQQLNVQGKLTQVIFDSGSTYTYFPNEALINLISSLKAASPRFVQDDSDKTLPFCMKADFPVRSVDDVKYFFKPLSLQFEKRFFFSRTFNIRPEDYLIISDKGNVCLGVLDGTTIGYDSVIIVGDVSLRGKLIAYDNDENEVGWIDSDCTNPRRPSRIPSFLRRALHNQLL from the exons ATGGCCGCCACGCCGGTGACGTCGCCGTCGCCGGGTCCACCgccggaggaggacgaggggagAAAGCAGCAGCACCAGCGGGTTCCCAACGGGTACGTTATGATCGTCGTCCCCAACGCCGGCCACGAGTTGCCCGCCTCCTCTCTTCCTCATGACGCCGACGCCCCAGAGGACGAGGAggagcggccgcggccgccggggGCGACGTCCTCACTGTGGCTCGCGGCGGTGCTGGCGCTCGCGGCGGTGGCAGTGGCGGGCTACGTCTGCCTGTACGCGGGGCGGCTCTTGGAGACGCGGGAGGACGATGGCGGCGACGACGACCCGGTGGGCGGCCGCAGGTCCTTCCTGCTGCCGCTCTACCCGAAGCCACGCCGCGGCGGGGCTACGAAGCGGGCCAGCGGCGACGACTGGCCGCAGAATTCCACCGGCAACCTCTTCCCGGAAGG GCTATACTACACTACTATCTCATTGGGCAATCCTCCAAGGCCTTATTTTCTTGATGTTGATACTGGGAGCCATGCAACATGGATACAGTGCGACGCGCCATGCACAAGCTGTGCAAAG GGAGCTCACCCTGTATATAGGCCTGCGCGGACGAACCTAGTTCCTGCCAGTGATCCACTTTGTGATCGAGTCCAACATGACAACCCAAATCAGTGCGACTATGATATCAGTTATGCCGACGGAAGCTCCTCTATGGGCGTTCATGTAAGGGATAATATGCAGTTCATCAGTGAAGGTGGTGAAAGGGAAAATGCGGACATTGTGTTTGG GTGTGGATACGATCAGCAAGGAATTCTTCTGAACAGACTAGAAAATACTGATGGCATTCTCGGCCTGAGCAACCAGGCACTAAGCCTTCCTACACAGTTAGCCAGCCGAGGTACTATTTCCAATGCTTTCGGTCACTGTGTGACGAGAGATCCCAGTGGTGGTGGTTATTTGTTTCTTGGCGATGATTACATTCCCAGATGGGGTATGACTTGGGTCCCTATCCGAGATGGTCCAGCAGA TGATATACGCAGAGCCCAAGTTCAGCAAGTAAACCACGGGGATCAGCAGCTCAATGTGCAAGGGAAGTTGACTCAAGTGATCTTTGACAGTGGGTCCACATATACATATTTCCCAAATGAGGCTCTTATAAATTTGATATCTTCG CTGAAGGCTGCATCCCCGCGATTTGTACAAGATGACTCAGACAAAACACTTCCTTTCTGCATGAAAGCTGATTTTCCAGTGAG ATCTGTGGATGATGTGAAATATTTTTTCAAGCCCTTGAGTCTGCAATTCGAGAAACGATTTTTCTTCTCCAGAACCTTCAACATTCGTCCTGAAGATTACTTGATCATCAGT GATAAGGGCAATGTCTGCCTGGGGGTGCTCGATGGAACAACGATCGGTTATGATTCAGTAATAATAGTCGGAG ATGTTTCTCTTCGTGGAAAATTGATTGCTTATGACAATGATGAGAATGAGGTCGGGTGGATCGATTCAGACTGCACCAACCCTCGCAGACCAAGCAGAATTCCTTCCTTCCTGCGACGAGCGTTGCACAACCAACTTCTGTAA
- the LOC136520750 gene encoding aluminum-activated malate transporter 4-like, whose product MPTASMAVASAARPPTPTPAPPARLGSLWSTLEDQRGAAVPLLSSAWTLPTTSQDGDGEEQRPKEGLLRRAGGAVAGWWGAACGAVAELWAFARADPRKPVFAGKVALALALISLLVFLREPRDIVSHSVWAILTVVVVFEFSIGATLSKGFNRGLGTLTAGAFALAVAELSKHLGKLEEVILITSILIVAFVTTLTKLHPKMKPYEYGFRVFLLTFCYVMVSGYNTGKFTDTATSRFILIAIGAAVSLGINIGIYPIWAGEDLHNLIAKNFTGVAKSLEGCVDGYLRCMEYERIPSKILVYQASDDPLYSGYRAAVEASAQEETLLGFAIWEPPHGPYKTMNYPWRSFTKVSGALRHCSFAVMALHGCILSEIQAPPESRRVFAAEIQRVGQEGAKVLRELGSRVKTMTKLSSSDILFEVHMAAEVLQKKIDETSYLLVNTERWDASKQAQGIKEVLNGTRAVEKENKNKENKNDGTSAVEKENKAKENNNGGVEPTMVDQTLVHQSKSFLGNSFLSRFDSASTIDGFKPLLSWPARRSFHPNIPLEDEDSQTYESASALSLATFASLLIEFVARLQNVVNAFEELSEKANFKDPVEEPTAISTSDVRFFEKILKLVGF is encoded by the exons ATGCCGACCGCTTCCATGGCCGTGGCCTCGGCCGCGCGGCCGCCAACGCCAACACCGGCGCCGCCGGCGCGGCTGGGGTCGCTGTGGTCGACGCTGGAGGACCAGCGCGGGGCGGCGGTCCCGCTGCTCTCCTCGGCCTGGACCCTGCCGACCACCTCCCAGGACGGGGACGGGGAGGAGCAGCGGCCCAAGGAGGGCCTTCTCCGCCGGGCCGGCGGCGCCGTGGCCGGCTGGTGGGGGGCGGCGTGCGGCGCGGTGGCGGAGCTGTGGGCGTTCGCGCGGGCCGACCCGCGGAAGCCCGTGTTCGCGGGGAAGGtcgcgctcgcgctcgcgctcATCTCGCTGCTCGTCTTCCTCCGGGAGCCGCGCGACATCGTCAGCCACTCCGTCTGGGCGATCCTCACCGTTGTCGTCGTCTTCGAGTTCAGCATCG GTGCAACCTTAAGCAAAGGTTTTAATCGGGGATTGGGGACACTAACTGCAGGAGCTTTTGCTCTAGCAGTTGCAGAATTGTCCAAACATCTGGGAAAACTGGAGGAAGTAATTCTTATAACAAGCATCCTTATTGTTG CCTTTGTCACAACCTTGACAAAGCTGCATCCGAAGATGAAGCCGTATGAGTATGGATTCCGTGTGTTCTTGTTGACATTCTGTTATGTTATGGTCTCTGGGTACAACACTGGGAAATTCACTGATACAGCTACAAGCAGATTTATATTGATTGCTATTGGTGCTGCTGTCAGTCTTGGAATCAATATAGGCATCTACCCAATCTGGGCGGGAGAGGATTTGCACAACTTGATAGCAAAGAATTTCACTGGTGTTGCAAAATCCTTGGAAG GTTGCGTTGATGGATATCTGAGATGCATGGAATATGAAAGGATTCCTTCAAAAATACTTGTGTATCAAGCATCTGATGATCCTCTATATAGTGGGTACAGGGCAGCTGTTGAGGCATCAGCACAGGAAGAAACCCTG CTTGGTTTTGCTATATGGGAGCCACCCCATGGCCCTTACAAAACAATGAACTATCCTTGGAGGAGTTTCACCAAAGTTAGTGGAGCATTGAGGCACTGTTCCTTTGCAGTCATGGCATTACATGGTTGCATTCTTTCAGAAATTCAG GCTCCACCAGAAAGTAGAAGGGTATTTGCTGCAGAGATTCAAAGAGTGGGACAGGAAGGAGCTAAAGTGTTGCGCGAGCTTGGAAGCAGAGTTAAGACAATGACCAAGCTGAGTTCTTCAGATATTCTGTTCGAAGTTCACATGGCAGCTGAAGTGTTGCAAAAAAAGATTGATGAGACATCATATCTTCTGGTGAACACTGAAAGATGGGATGCTAGCAAGCAAGCTCAAGGAATCAAAGAAGTTTTAAATGGCACCCGTGCTGTGGAAAAGGAAAACAAGAACAAAGAAAACAAGAATGATGGCACCAGTGCTgtggaaaaagaaaacaaagccaAAGAAAACAACAATGGAGGGGTGGAACCTAccatggttgatcaaactttaGTGCATCAGTCAAAGAGCTTTCTTGGAAATTCATTTCTGAGCAGATTTGATTCAGCATCAACAATTGACGGTTTTAAGCCACTACTTTCTTGGCCTGCTCGTAGATCATTCCATCCAAACATACcacttgaagatgaggattcccAAACATATGAAAGTGCAAGTGCCTTGTCCTTGGCTACATTTGCATCACTTCTGATTGAATTTGTTGCCAGACTACAGAATGTAGTTAATGCATTTGAAGAGTTGAGTGAGAAGGCTAACTTTAAGGATCCTGTGGAGGAGCCTACTGCAATTAGCACAAGTGATGTTAGGTTTTTTGAAAAAATACTCAAATTGGTAGGATTCTAG